GTACCAGGGCGTCCAGCACCCCCTCGAGCTCTCTGGTGAGCGGCTCGAAATGCGCCTCCAGAAAGCGCTCCGCGGCCGGATCCTGGGCAGGCATCTCTCCCGAGAATCGCGAAACCCGCTCCTCGTGGAGCGCCGCCGCATCCGCCATGAGTTCGAAGAGCGCCTCATCGAACTCCTCGTTGTACAGCTCGTTCAAGAAGGCGACGTACTCCTCACCCCGAGGGTTGGAACTCGTCCCCTCCTCCATCTCGTACACTGAAACGAAGGGGGTATTTGAGGGAGGGGCTGAAGTCGGCTTCGATGTCGCGGGGTGGGGTTCGGAGGGAGAAGTGGTGAAGAAGCTTTTCACGTCCAGAAAGGGGGACTGCACACTTTTTGTCGGGTCGGGCATCGCCTGCTCTCCTTATGGAAGGAAACGATCGCAAGTAGCCTCTTGGGGAGTTGCCGCTGGGTCTAATTAGCAACTTATAACAAAAGATATATACCACCACATCTCGCACTCTGAAACCTTTGGCTAAAAATCTCCTGACAAACACCCAACGTTTACCCGCAGGGACGGGCAAAAGAAAAGCCGCATCCGGAAATGCGGCAAGGTTCGGGGCGGGCTATTGCAACTGAGCTGGGCTTTGGGGGCGGGTGAAAGGGGCCGGGGTGATCCAGTGTCAGAGATCGACGAGGTAGTCTGTTTCGCTGACATCCGAGTTATCACGGTTCAGCTCAGGGCTCTCCGGCAGGATCACCGTGGACGACAGCGTCCTCCCGTTGCGCTCAATCAATTCCGGGATGGCATGCTTCTCGGCGTGCCATATCCCCGTCAGTATGAGCATCTTCTCCCCCGGGTGCTTCGACAGATAGCTTGAGGCCCTTATCGCCATCCCCGTATTCCGTACGGTCTGGGCCTCACAGAAGTTGTTGAAGATTTTGCCGTCTCCCACGTGATTGCTCGATGACTGGAACATCCTTTTCAGCATCGCCATCTGCGGATTGCGCAGGTCGCACTTCGTTCCCTCCGGGAGCCCTTTCTTCTCTTCTGCGGTGAGCGAAGCAAAACCACTGTGCGCGACCTTCTTCACGATTTGTGCTGGCACGTTGAGGGCGACCATCGGGATGTGGTTGTCCCGCGCGAAAAGGAAGATGTCCCGGTATAGCTCCCAGCCGGACCAGTTCATTTCAAAGATCCTCTCCATGGCCGCCTCAGTCATCCTCCCGGCGATCCACTCGTCTAGCTGCCGCTGATAGCCTGCTTCTATCATTTCCAGCCCGATGGACAACCGCACGTTCTTCGCAAAGAGGGAGCGCATCACCTCGAGTTGTAGGTCGTGATGATCCTTGTTGTCATGCGACTCCCCCATGAGTATGACGTCGGAGCCGGAGGCTGCCGCCGTAAACTCTGTGAGACTGATAACTTGCTTGTCGCTCATGCGGGTGATGATTGCATGCCCCCACGAATCTGCCGCGAAAAGGAAGAGCAGCGACAACACGCACAAGATGCTGAACTTTCTGGACATTGGCACCTCCACAATCTCTACGGTTAAAAAACACTCACCTTCAAGGCTACCGCTAACGGGCGTGCAAAGCCACGGAGTTTGGTATTTTCGCGCAAGGTTGTAGCGGCAAGGCCGGGAGAGTTTTGCGGATGACGGCGCCAGCGCGGGGAGGGTGGAAAAGGGGAGAGGCTTTTTTAGGAGGACGAAAGGGGAGAGGGGACAGCAAAAAGTAGCCTGTCCCCTTTTCTTTGATGCCTCAACGCATGCAGTTGAAGAGACCCATCGCCCAGAAGCAGTCGCCGCAGGGAACGGTGTTGGTATAGCAGTCCTGTTCGAATTCCTCGCAGTAGAGGTATTCGCAGGGGTTGAGGCCGCAGTTTGCGCAGAAGGGGTATTCGTGGCGCATGACTTCTGCTCTGAAGGAGCGGTACTCCAGGCCATTCCAGATCTCCAGCGCCGCCCCTTCCCCCACTTCTCCAAAAGACCTGGCAGAGACGTATTTCTTATGGTTCGTGAGGTAGCAGGCATACTTGTGCCACAGGAAGTAGCAGGGGTGCACCTTGCCGTCCCAGGCGAGAAAGAGGCTGCCGTTTTCTATGAAGTCGCAGTTTCGGTGGTCTTGCGGCGCGGCGGCCGGCAGCGTGATCTCCAGGCCGAGTTCCTCGGCTACCTCCCGCGCCGCTGCAAAAGTCTTTTCAACCTCCGCAAACCAGGCACCGTCACGCTTGAGGAGCATCTCCACGTTGAGGAAGATCCCGCGGGCGCGGGCGTCGGCCATCATGGCCTGCACGTGAGCGATGATCCTCTTTTCCTCTTCGGTGCTCCTGCCGCTCTGGAAGGCGATCCTGAAGTAATCGCTGATGTCGATCCCTTCCGCTTCGGCCCGGCTCATCCAGCTCTCGAAGATCGCGACCGCTTCGGGGGTGTTGCGGTCGTACGCAACAAGGTCCACGGCGGCAGGGTCATACGGTAGCAGGTGCGAGACAATGGCGAAATCAACCCCGCGGGACGCCGCCCAGCGCAGGACGGCGGGAAGCTCGCGCATATTCTCCCGCATGAGGACAAACTCCATTCCGATGCGGAAGTCTCGTCTGCCGCACTTCTCCCTCGCGCTCGTGAGAACGGCGAACGCTTTTTCCACATCGTGCAACTCTCCCCCCTCGCGCACGGCACGAAAGGTCTCGGGGGAGACGGAGTCGACGGAAATGCAGATCCGATCCAGCCCCGCCTCCATGAGGGCAACAGCCCTGCGCTCGGTCAGGAGAAGGCCGTTTGACTGAAAGCCGATCCACGACTCTGCAGGCATGGAAGCCCGCGCGATCGTCACGAATTCCTCCAGCCGCGGGTGCAGGAGCGGCTCGCCGATGCCGTTCAGCACTAGGGACTCTGCGGTGGGAAAAAGGGGCTCCAGAGCCTTGAAGGTTTCCAGCGAGAGGTGCCCCTCGGAGATGTCGCTTCCCGGGGTGTATTTCACGCACATGCTGCACTGGAGGTTGCAGTAGGTGGTGGTCTCGACAAAGAGCTTGCTCGGGTGCGGGCGGAATGCCTTCCCTTCTGCATCTGCGGGGGGAAGGGGTGCTGTCGCTACCGGGGCGCTGGACGGTATTCTGCCGTTGCAGAGATCTGCCAGGCGGTTCCAATTCTGAAGGGTCATCTGTTCCTCTTAAAGCGGGTGGCAAAGCGGAGTTTTGATTGATGCCTGCGGATGAGGAGAAATACTCGGAGTTGCGGGGAGGACATCGGGTTCAATCTATGCGGCAGGAAGGTCCGAGTCAACAACTTTGGCGATGGGAAACGTTTACGTCACAGGCGGTGTCATGTGAAGGGGAGCTCTGCGTGGCGTACGCTTCATTGAGGGAGGGGACGCCAGCGGCGCCGCGCTGGAGCACAGGCTTCCCCAGCCTGTAGCCGCGGCGCCAGCCGCGCGGTCTGTGGCGGCCCGGCTGCGCCGCCATCGCAGGGAAGATGCGTACGCTCCAGCGCGGGGGCACCCGCATCCTCGTAGCAATCTTCCCCGCCCGATGAACAGATGTGAAGCGGGCGACTCCCGGTCAGGTTGAAAATAGATCCGCCGCCACGCCGTTCTCCCCCTCTTTCCTCCCGGTGGCGCTGGAGTCGTAGACGACCAGGAGAGAGTTGTCGGCAACACCCTGCGCGGCGAAGCAGGTGATTCCCTCTGCATGATCGGTTCCTTTGTCGCTCCCTTCACCGTACGGAACATCGACGACAACCTCCAGACTACCGGCAAACACCACGCTGTCTTCGCTTTTGGCCTGTGCTCCCCCCGGCCAACGGAACAGGGTCACCGGTCCGTCCAGATCCATCGTCGGCCCGGCAAGTATCAGCAGGTCGTCGCCCCGCACGCACAGGTCGCGGATGCCGAGGCCGTTCAGTTGCAGAAAGTGCTTCTGATAGGTGGAGTGCCCGCTGCCGAGGTTTCGCAGCCTGAGGGTGGCGGTGTCGTCGGCATCTTCTTCCGGTTCAATCTCGAGGATCACCGCCCAGCCACGAAGAACCGGACCGCGCATCCCGATGAAAACGCGCGCACCTGCCACGGCGAGTCCCTCGAAATCGAGGCCGTTATCCTTCCCCGGCACCGTGAGGAACGGCTGCAGGTGCTTGTCCGACTCCAGCGCCGCCGTGAGGGCGCTCTCCTTGTCGTCTCCGCGCAACTTTGCTGCAGCGAGTTTCTTGCCGCCGATCACTGCTGCGTCTTTCAGCACATAGGTACCGTTCTCCTCAACGAGCGGAATGCGCGCGAGGAGGCAGCGGTTGCCGTCGCGCGAGACCTTGGCGAGACGCTTTATGTTCTTCTCCGCCGAGTCCCCCTCCTCCGGCTTCTTGCGCTTCAGGCTGTGGGAACCGATCAGCCACAGGTAGCCGTCACGGTAGTCGAGACCCTCCAGGTCCGCCTCCTCCACGTCTTTCGAGTCGGGCGGAGCCGGTACGGGAAGCCGGAGATAGTCGCCGAGAGAAAAACGCGCGTGGTCGCCGTAGTGGTGGACGCCCCCGGCATCGCTCCCTTTATAGGTGAGACGCTCAAGGGTCACCGTCTCATCGTTGGCCACCCACAGCGTGCTGCCGACCTGCACCACGCC
The DNA window shown above is from Geomonas sp. RF6 and carries:
- a CDS encoding ChaN family lipoprotein encodes the protein MSRKFSILCVLSLLFLFAADSWGHAIITRMSDKQVISLTEFTAAASGSDVILMGESHDNKDHHDLQLEVMRSLFAKNVRLSIGLEMIEAGYQRQLDEWIAGRMTEAAMERIFEMNWSGWELYRDIFLFARDNHIPMVALNVPAQIVKKVAHSGFASLTAEEKKGLPEGTKCDLRNPQMAMLKRMFQSSSNHVGDGKIFNNFCEAQTVRNTGMAIRASSYLSKHPGEKMLILTGIWHAEKHAIPELIERNGRTLSSTVILPESPELNRDNSDVSETDYLVDL
- a CDS encoding radical SAM/SPASM domain-containing protein, encoding MTLQNWNRLADLCNGRIPSSAPVATAPLPPADAEGKAFRPHPSKLFVETTTYCNLQCSMCVKYTPGSDISEGHLSLETFKALEPLFPTAESLVLNGIGEPLLHPRLEEFVTIARASMPAESWIGFQSNGLLLTERRAVALMEAGLDRICISVDSVSPETFRAVREGGELHDVEKAFAVLTSAREKCGRRDFRIGMEFVLMRENMRELPAVLRWAASRGVDFAIVSHLLPYDPAAVDLVAYDRNTPEAVAIFESWMSRAEAEGIDISDYFRIAFQSGRSTEEEKRIIAHVQAMMADARARGIFLNVEMLLKRDGAWFAEVEKTFAAAREVAEELGLEITLPAAAPQDHRNCDFIENGSLFLAWDGKVHPCYFLWHKYACYLTNHKKYVSARSFGEVGEGAALEIWNGLEYRSFRAEVMRHEYPFCANCGLNPCEYLYCEEFEQDCYTNTVPCGDCFWAMGLFNCMR
- a CDS encoding DUF3616 domain-containing protein is translated as MARKGVVVLDFDAALDADGKKLRDGLSGVVQVGSTLWVANDETVTLERLTYKGSDAGGVHHYGDHARFSLGDYLRLPVPAPPDSKDVEEADLEGLDYRDGYLWLIGSHSLKRKKPEEGDSAEKNIKRLAKVSRDGNRCLLARIPLVEENGTYVLKDAAVIGGKKLAAAKLRGDDKESALTAALESDKHLQPFLTVPGKDNGLDFEGLAVAGARVFIGMRGPVLRGWAVILEIEPEEDADDTATLRLRNLGSGHSTYQKHFLQLNGLGIRDLCVRGDDLLILAGPTMDLDGPVTLFRWPGGAQAKSEDSVVFAGSLEVVVDVPYGEGSDKGTDHAEGITCFAAQGVADNSLLVVYDSSATGRKEGENGVAADLFST